From the Sphingobium yanoikuyae genome, the window CAGGGGCATAGCAGCCTGCGCGCACAAGGACTGTTATAGCGTCAGGCGCCCTCGATCAGCTCGGACGGCCAGCCGATCCGCACCAGCAGTCCATCCGGCCCGTTGATCCCGACCTCATACAGTCCCCATTCGCGATGGCGCAAAATGCCGCCCGGCCGGATGACCAGGTCATCGACCCGCGCCGCGATCGCCGCCACATCGGGCGTGCGCAGATAGACGCCAAAGGGATTATGCGCCGGCACATCCCAGGGCGGCGCGCCGGCCTGGGTCAGATGCACCTCGCAGCCCCATCCCTCCATGATATGATAATGGTGATCGCCGCCAATCCGCGCGAA encodes:
- a CDS encoding VOC family protein yields the protein MTAIPGVGAFAIVPSNDVAVALVFWERLGFARIGGDHHYHIMEGWGCEVHLTQAGAPPWDVPAHNPFGVYLRTPDVAAIAARVDDLVIRPGGILRHREWGLYEVGINGPDGLLVRIGWPSELIEGA